A window of the Lactuca sativa cultivar Salinas chromosome 5, Lsat_Salinas_v11, whole genome shotgun sequence genome harbors these coding sequences:
- the LOC111910158 gene encoding protein FAR-RED ELONGATED HYPOCOTYL 3-like, with amino-acid sequence MKEFNLEDEKWFKDIFENKEAWVPAYFNDFPRCGLMKTTSRSDNTNSFFNTYSETKNFFQNFMMNYEATIKKQCYTERELDHKTKGAKYYWRSPHMIEQHATKVYTSKVFFEIQKEIYKGGWFCEVKDLGEGDGWEIFKVIHKNQKHEVKATYKVELKYDEKGVSCTYGHFNRFGILCRHAFKVLMDKNFNEIPKQYILSRWTNDVISLNYQLSRDRFDEEDEEVTKLVNEVFLNVETTLDIVRHDKQKLAFLAEKTEILLNEVKSNCSCEKPITNSDILEKLYNVTIPEEVEIFVPEVHHNKISRKKRLIGEVEKSIYECSNEEQKMFTIWYKRTTQ; translated from the exons ATGAAAGAATTTAATCTTGAAGATGAGAAATGGTTTAaagatatttttgaaaataaggaagcatGGGTACCTGCATATTTCAATGATTTTCCAAGGTGTGGGTTGATGAAGACAACATCAAGGTCTGATAATACAAATTCATTTTTCAATACATATTCAGAAACTAAAAATTTCTTTCAAAATTTCATGATGAATTATGAAGCTACCATTAAAAAACAATGTTATACAGAACGTGAACTTGATCATAAAACCAAGGGAGCAAAGTATTATTGGAGGTCACCacatatgatagaacaacatgcaacAAAGGTGTATACTAGCAAAGTTTTTTTTGAAATTCAAAAGGAGATTTATAAAGGAGGTTGGTTTTGTGAGGTTAAAGATTTAGGGGAGGGAGATGGATGGGAAATTTTTAAAGTTATTCATAAGAACCAAAAACACGAAGTAAAAGCAACATAtaag GTGGAACTAAAATATGATGAAAAAGGAGTTAGTTGCACCTATGGACATTTTAATCGGTTTGGTATTCTCTGTAGACATGCTTTTAAAGTATTGATGGACAAAAATTTTAATGAAATACCGAAACAATATATTCTTAGCCGATGGACAAATGATGTAATATCTTTGAATTATCAGTTGTCGAGAGATCGTTTtgatgaagaggatgaagaagttacCAAACTTGTTAATGAAGTATTTTTGAATGTTgaaactactttagacattgtgAGACATGATAAGCAGAAGTTAGCATTTTTGGCGGAAAAAACAGAAATTTTGTTGAATGAGGTGAAGAGTAATTGTTCATGTGAAAAGCCTATTACAAATTCGGATATCCTTGAAAAACTTTACAATGTTACTATTCCAGAAGAAGTCGAGATTTTTGTTCCAGAAGTTCATCATAATAAAATATCACGAAAGAAGAGGCTTATTGGTGAAGTTGAAAAAAGCATTTATGAATGCTCAAACGAAGAACAAAAAATGTTCACTATATGGTACAAGAGAACCACACAATAG